The DNA sequence AGCTGCTCCAAACATGTACATCCGTTTGCGTCCATACAGGTCTGCGAGCTTTCCATAGATCGGCATGCTCGTTGTAGACGTCAGCATGTAAATGGAAAAGACCCAGCTGTACAATGAGATTCCTTCCAGTTCCTGGACCACGGTTGGCATTGTCGTAGCGTAATCGTCTGGTCGAGGGAGGACAACAAAAGACCCATGAGCAAGCCGGTCAAAATCAGCTTCGGGCTTGACTTCTTTCCGCTTACCATCCTTCTTCTCTCCTTAGGATAAAGGTTGATGAAATGCGTTCATCCCCTTGCTAGAGAAAAGATACCGTATGAATGTAAACGGAATATAAACGGGATAATACGGAGGTTAGGTTCCTATATAAAGAGCGGATGCCTATTTTTTCTCCCATGATTTTTGTATATAAATGATGAATTTGGGGTAGATGACAAGAAACAAATCGAGTATAATAGGTTCGTAATGTAGGAAACGAAACTGCGTTTCACTAGATGAAACCCCAAGAATTCTTTAGGGAGGTTGTATACATTGGCTAACAAAGATGCTTACAAAGTAAAATCTTCCCTGCAAGTAGGCGACAAGTCTTTTGCGTTTTATCGCCTGCAAGGGTTGGAAGAACAAGGCCTCGGAGATGTTTCCAAACTGCCGTTCTCCATTAAAGTACTGCTCGAAGCAGCTGTACGTCAATTTGATGGCCGTGCTATCACCAAAGAACACGTACAACAACTGGCGACCTGGACAAAAGGCCGCGACGAAAACCAAGAAGTACCTCTCATGCCTGCACGTATCGTGCTGCAAGACTTCACCGGTGTACCTGCCGTTGTAGACTTGGCTGCTATGCGTATCGCAATGAAACGCGCTGGTGGAGATCCAAAACGAATCAACCCACTCGTACCGGTTGACCTCGTTATTGACCACTCCGTAATGGTTGACGATTTCGGAAACCCTGCGGCTCTGGACAACAACATGAAACTGGAATTCGAACGCAACCAAGAGCGCTACCGCTTCCTGCGTTGGGCACAAACTGCGTTTGACAACTTCCGTGCGGTTCCTCCAGCAACGGGTATCGTTCACCAAGTGAACTTGGAGTACTTGGCAACTGTGATCGCTACTCGTGAAGTAGATGGCGAACTGGTAGCTTTCCCTGACTCTCTCGTAGGTACTGACTCCCACACCACGATGATCAACGGTCTTGGTGTTCTTGGTTGGGGCGTTGGCGGTATCGAGGCAGAAGCAGGAATGCTCGGCCAACCTCTGTATTTCGTAACACCAGAAGTCGTTGGTTTCAAACTGACTGGCACACTGAATGCCGGTGCAACTGCAACTGACCTGGCTCTGACTGTTACCCAAATGCTGCGTAAAAAAGGCGTTGTAGGTAAATTCGTGGAGTTCTACGGACCAGGCCTGTCCAACATCTCGTTGGCTGACCGTGCTACTGTCGCAAACATGGCTCCTGAATACGGTGCTACTATGGGCTTCTTCCCAGTAGACTCCGAAACGCTCAACTATATGCGTCAAACAGGTCGCGAAGAAGATCTGATCTCCCTGGTGGAAACTTACACCAAAGCACAAGGTCTCTTCCGTACTGACGAAACTCCAGACCCAGTATTCTCCGAAACATTGGAACTGGATCTGTCCACAGTAGTTCCTAGCTTGGCTGGTCCAAAACGTCCACAAGACCGCGTAGAATTGACTGCTATGAAGGAATCCTTCAACAACAGCCTGCGTACGCCGATCGACAAAGGCGGTTTTGGTCTTTCCGAAGAGAAAATCGCAGCTTCCGCTCCAGTTGCTTATGCTAACGGCGAGAACGCTACTTTGAAAACAGGTGCAGTTGTTATCGCAGCGATCACTTCCTGTACCAATACTTCTAACCCAAGCGTAATGCTCGGCGCTGGTATCCTGGCGAAAAAAGCAGTGGAAAAAGGTCTGACGAAACCAGCTTTCGTAAAGAGCTCCCTGGCTCCAGGTTCCCGCGTAGTTACCCAGTACTTGGTCGACGCAGGTCTGATCGAATCCTTGAACACCATCGGTTTCAACGTCGTAGGCTATGGTTGCACCACTTGCATCGGTAACTCCGGTCCATTGCCAGAGGAAACCAGCAAAGCAATCGCAGATGAAGATCTAACAGTAGCTGCTGTACTGTCCGGTAACCGTAACTTTGAAGGCCGTATCCATGCACAGGTAAAAGCGAACTACCTCGCTTCTCCTCCATTGGTTATCGCCTATGCACTGGCTGGTACTGTAGATATCGACCTGTCCACAGAGCCAATCGGCACTGGCAAAGACGGTCAACCTGTATACCTGAAAGACATCTGGCCAACTCCACAAGAAATCTCGGAAGCAA is a window from the Brevibacillus choshinensis genome containing:
- the acnA gene encoding aconitate hydratase AcnA; this encodes MANKDAYKVKSSLQVGDKSFAFYRLQGLEEQGLGDVSKLPFSIKVLLEAAVRQFDGRAITKEHVQQLATWTKGRDENQEVPLMPARIVLQDFTGVPAVVDLAAMRIAMKRAGGDPKRINPLVPVDLVIDHSVMVDDFGNPAALDNNMKLEFERNQERYRFLRWAQTAFDNFRAVPPATGIVHQVNLEYLATVIATREVDGELVAFPDSLVGTDSHTTMINGLGVLGWGVGGIEAEAGMLGQPLYFVTPEVVGFKLTGTLNAGATATDLALTVTQMLRKKGVVGKFVEFYGPGLSNISLADRATVANMAPEYGATMGFFPVDSETLNYMRQTGREEDLISLVETYTKAQGLFRTDETPDPVFSETLELDLSTVVPSLAGPKRPQDRVELTAMKESFNNSLRTPIDKGGFGLSEEKIAASAPVAYANGENATLKTGAVVIAAITSCTNTSNPSVMLGAGILAKKAVEKGLTKPAFVKSSLAPGSRVVTQYLVDAGLIESLNTIGFNVVGYGCTTCIGNSGPLPEETSKAIADEDLTVAAVLSGNRNFEGRIHAQVKANYLASPPLVIAYALAGTVDIDLSTEPIGTGKDGQPVYLKDIWPTPQEISEAMGKAMNPALFRAEYGNVFTQNEAWNQIDVPTGDLYEWDEKSTYIQEPPFFKNLAGDIAAIADIKAANTIALFGDSVTTDHISPAGNISPTSPAGLYLQANGVERKDFNSYGARRGSHDVMMRGTFANIRIRNQVAPGTEGGVTKYLPTDEVMSIYDASMKYQADGTPLVVLAGKEYGTGSSRDWAAKGTFLLGIKAVIAESFERIHRANLVGMGVLPLQFADGQSWKTLGIDGTESFSIVGLSDDVQPGQRVKVLATRKDGSSFEFEVIVRLDSMVDVDYYRNGGILQTVLRQLLDEGKPVNA
- a CDS encoding MFS transporter, whose translation is MYSWVFSIYMLTSTTSMPIYGKLADLYGRKRMYMFGAACSSWQSDLDC